A single genomic interval of Helianthus annuus cultivar XRQ/B chromosome 13, HanXRQr2.0-SUNRISE, whole genome shotgun sequence harbors:
- the LOC118485634 gene encoding uncharacterized protein LOC118485634 has translation MAEPSNPHNVEGENPEQPIVAEEEDEDDDVDVPGGGLPVLKWTKGSFKTLMATVQMAKDWNATYPQVGDTGADAPAGYITLWADFFTHGNLRLPVTVFVAEVLEYYHLHISQLSPFGMFRIRNFEYTFRAHGLPISVENFRRFYQLTVNTGFFSFTQRHGSLKLMTPPKGVTGWKKRFFYVKACAVYANMSFRNVDVGVSDEDIPVASAKTADWFSRLRPIELKKLDNDQLWILRMMLSRPDRKERPVLREQGGADAVGLWRMFEPDFKGQVELIAVELKKGFNLEILKNFRVPSKAVL, from the exons atggctgaaccatcgaatccacacaatgtggagggtgaaaaccctgaacagccgataGTGGCTGAGGAAGAAGACgaggatgatgatgttgatgttcccggtggtgggttaccggtgttgaagtggacAAAAGGTAGTTTTAAAACCCTGATGGCCACTGTTCAGATGGCCAAAGACTGGAATGCTACTTACCCACAAgtgggggacaccggtgccgatgctccggccggttatataaccTTGTGGGCGGATTTTTTCACCCACGGtaaccttaggttgccggtgacggtgtttgtggCGGAGGTATTGGAGTATTATCACCTCCATATCTCCCAGCTTAGTCCTTTCGGAATGTTCCGAATTCGGAATTTTGAGTACACATTTCGTGCCCATGGCCTGCCCATTTCAGTGGAGAATTTCCGGCgtttctaccagttgacggtgaacaccggttttttctcgttCACTCAAAGGCATGGGAGtctgaagttgatgacaccccctaagggtgtgacaggctggaagaagaggttcttctacgtgaaagcctgtgcggtctatgctaACATGTCTTTCAGGAACGTCGATGTTGGAGTTTccgatgaagatattcctgttgcttcCGCAAAGACCGcggactggttctctaggctgcggcctattgaactcaagaagttggataatGACCAACTATGgatattgcggatgatgctctcTAGACCGGATAGGAAGGAAAGGCCCGTGTTGCGGGAACAGGGTGGTG cggatgcggttggcttgtggaggatgtttgagcctgatttcaagggccaggttgaactgatcgcggttgagctgaagaaaggTTTTAACCTTGAAATTCTGAAGAACTTCCGCGTACCATCAAAAGCGGTGCTGTAA